A portion of the Rahnella variigena genome contains these proteins:
- a CDS encoding TetR/AcrR family transcriptional regulator produces the protein MTTATQHHNNDVREHILATGQRIMAGKGFSAVGLNEILKDAGVPKGSFYHYFGSKEAFGVGMLERYFEDYLADLDRTLSQPGLNMAQRLMNYWQLWRESQSFSDCQGKCLAVKLGAEVADLSDTMRLTLLSGTAGIISRLAEALETGVAEGSLTIDDTPRTVAESLYQLWLGASVMVKIVRNMSPFDSAMATTQKIIHII, from the coding sequence ATGACTACTGCAACTCAACACCATAACAATGACGTCCGCGAGCATATCCTTGCGACAGGCCAGCGTATTATGGCCGGCAAGGGTTTTTCTGCTGTCGGACTGAATGAAATCCTCAAAGACGCGGGCGTGCCCAAAGGGTCTTTCTATCACTATTTTGGCTCGAAAGAGGCTTTTGGTGTGGGAATGCTTGAGCGCTATTTTGAAGACTATCTGGCCGACCTCGACAGGACGCTGAGCCAGCCCGGCCTTAATATGGCGCAGCGACTGATGAATTACTGGCAGCTATGGCGGGAATCTCAGTCATTCTCCGACTGTCAGGGCAAATGCCTCGCCGTGAAACTGGGCGCGGAAGTTGCAGATCTGTCGGATACCATGCGTTTAACGCTGCTTTCCGGCACGGCGGGAATTATCTCGCGTCTGGCGGAAGCATTAGAAACTGGTGTGGCTGAGGGATCTCTGACGATTGATGACACACCACGCACTGTGGCGGAAAGTTTGTATCAGCTCTGGCTGGGTGCCAGCGTGATGGTCAAGATTGTCCGCAACATGAGCCCGTTTGATTCCGCGATGGCGACGACGCAAAAAATTATTCACATCATCTGA
- a CDS encoding acyl-CoA thioesterase, whose translation MFSKHYEVDEKHIDFQGVVDGLYYPFYMEWTRHAYMREALGIDIEAEFAQGNMYMVLEYSLRFRKSLQKGDQVEVTCELARNEKRNRVNFVQQIKVDGVVFAEATFVATCLTNGRPSMPDAVKNALAQLPE comes from the coding sequence ATGTTTAGTAAGCATTATGAAGTAGATGAAAAACATATCGATTTTCAGGGTGTCGTGGATGGTTTGTATTATCCCTTCTATATGGAATGGACGCGCCATGCCTACATGCGCGAAGCGCTGGGTATTGATATCGAGGCAGAGTTTGCTCAGGGCAACATGTACATGGTGCTGGAGTATTCACTGCGCTTTCGTAAAAGCCTGCAAAAAGGCGATCAGGTTGAAGTAACCTGTGAACTGGCGAGAAATGAGAAACGTAACCGCGTCAACTTCGTTCAGCAGATCAAAGTGGATGGCGTGGTGTTTGCCGAAGCCACTTTTGTGGCAACCTGTCTGACTAACGGACGCCCTTCGATGCCTGATGCAGTGAAAAACGCGTTAGCACAACTGCCGGAATAA
- a CDS encoding LysR family transcriptional regulator, with the protein MLKENFNELQIFLVVARERSFTKAAGKLGVSQSALSHAVKALEERLNIRLLTRTTRSVAPTEIGEKIIACLEPRLADLEQELETLVQLNGPTSGNIRISAGEHSARKLLWPKLKPFLQEYPEINVELHVDNGFVDIVDGRYDAGVRLGESVDKDMIAVRIGPDFRMVVVGSPDYFVEKGIPQTPHELQYHKCINMRLPTAGGLYHWEFEKEGKPLRVRVEGQLTFNLLSERIDAVLSGFGLACVPEDMVEDRVKSGELIQVLDAWCPSFPGYYLYYPSRKQHPPAFALMIDMLRYNG; encoded by the coding sequence ATGCTGAAAGAAAACTTCAACGAACTGCAGATTTTTCTGGTCGTTGCGAGAGAACGAAGTTTTACCAAAGCAGCAGGAAAGCTGGGGGTTTCGCAGTCGGCACTCAGTCATGCCGTTAAGGCGCTGGAAGAACGTTTAAACATCCGCCTTTTGACCCGCACCACCCGAAGTGTGGCGCCCACTGAAATCGGCGAGAAGATTATTGCCTGCCTGGAACCACGACTTGCGGATCTCGAGCAGGAGCTGGAAACACTTGTTCAGCTTAACGGCCCGACCTCCGGGAATATCCGCATATCGGCGGGGGAACACTCCGCAAGAAAATTGTTGTGGCCAAAGCTGAAGCCGTTTTTACAAGAATATCCTGAAATCAATGTCGAACTGCATGTGGATAACGGTTTCGTCGATATCGTCGATGGTCGCTACGATGCCGGAGTGCGTCTGGGCGAGAGCGTAGATAAAGATATGATTGCCGTACGCATCGGTCCGGATTTCCGTATGGTGGTCGTCGGTTCGCCGGACTATTTTGTTGAAAAGGGTATTCCGCAAACTCCGCATGAGCTGCAATACCACAAGTGCATCAATATGCGTCTGCCAACCGCCGGTGGGTTGTACCACTGGGAATTCGAGAAAGAGGGAAAGCCGTTGCGGGTGCGCGTGGAAGGGCAACTGACGTTTAATTTGCTGTCAGAACGAATCGATGCGGTGCTGTCAGGATTTGGACTTGCCTGTGTGCCGGAGGACATGGTTGAGGACCGGGTGAAATCTGGTGAACTGATTCAGGTGCTGGATGCGTGGTGTCCGTCGTTTCCGGGCTATTACCTTTACTACCCGAGCAGAAAACAACATCCGCCAGCTTTTGCGCTGATGATTGATATGCTGCGCTACAACGGATAA
- a CDS encoding aldo/keto reductase family oxidoreductase, which yields MSQPSMTYRLGDREVARLGYGAMQLAGPGVFGPVKDEARAIQVLRDAVASGVNHIDTSDFYGPHETNKLIKKALHPYADNLCIVTKVGARRDEKGGWLTAFTPQELVSAVEDNLRNLGLEAMEVVNLRSMLDTHQPKEGSLEPQLEAMIKLKERGLVRHIGLSNVTAKQVEDAQKLTPIVCVQNMYNLANRHDDALVDRLADQGIAYVPFFPLGGFSPLQSTQLDEVAADLQATPMQVALAWLLRRSPNILLIPGTSSPEHLQENLASARLNLSDELMEKLNGMN from the coding sequence ATGTCACAACCCTCAATGACTTATCGTCTCGGCGACCGCGAAGTGGCACGTTTAGGTTACGGTGCCATGCAGCTGGCAGGTCCGGGTGTTTTTGGTCCGGTAAAAGATGAAGCCCGCGCCATTCAGGTATTGCGCGATGCGGTGGCGAGCGGTGTGAATCATATCGATACCAGTGATTTCTACGGTCCGCATGAAACCAATAAGCTAATCAAAAAAGCCCTGCATCCTTACGCTGACAATCTGTGTATCGTCACCAAAGTCGGTGCGCGCCGGGATGAGAAAGGCGGCTGGTTAACGGCATTTACGCCACAGGAACTGGTCAGTGCGGTGGAAGATAACCTGCGCAATCTGGGGCTTGAGGCAATGGAAGTGGTGAATCTGCGCAGTATGCTGGATACCCATCAGCCGAAAGAAGGATCGCTCGAACCGCAGCTGGAGGCGATGATTAAGCTAAAAGAACGCGGACTGGTTCGTCATATTGGCCTGAGCAATGTCACGGCAAAACAGGTCGAGGACGCGCAGAAACTGACGCCGATTGTCTGCGTGCAGAATATGTATAACCTGGCCAACCGCCATGACGATGCGCTGGTGGACCGGCTGGCGGATCAGGGCATCGCCTACGTGCCTTTCTTCCCGCTCGGCGGATTTTCCCCGCTGCAGTCAACGCAACTCGATGAAGTCGCCGCTGACTTACAGGCCACACCGATGCAGGTCGCGCTGGCCTGGTTGCTCAGACGTTCACCGAATATTTTGCTGATCCCCGGCACGTCATCACCGGAACATTTGCAGGAAAACCTGGCCAGCGCACGGCTGAATTTATCTGATGAGCTGATGGAAAAACTGAACGGAATGAACTGA
- the umuD gene encoding translesion error-prone DNA polymerase V autoproteolytic subunit encodes MMLYTPAEHLQKITLPLFLDRVPCGFPSPAQDYVESRIDLNKLLIAHPSATYFIRVSGHSMSDANVNEGDLLVVDSALTAVDGDIVVAAVDGEFTVKKLRTHPVLQLVPMNPNYQPITFQDEESLEIFGVVTFIVYAAR; translated from the coding sequence ATGATGTTGTACACACCCGCAGAACATCTGCAAAAAATCACCCTGCCGTTATTCCTGGATCGCGTGCCTTGCGGCTTTCCGTCTCCGGCGCAGGATTACGTGGAGTCGCGTATCGATCTGAACAAGCTGCTGATTGCCCATCCCAGCGCGACCTATTTTATCCGTGTTTCCGGCCATTCGATGAGCGATGCCAACGTCAACGAAGGCGATTTGCTGGTGGTGGACAGCGCCCTGACAGCGGTTGATGGCGATATCGTAGTGGCGGCGGTGGACGGGGAATTCACAGTAAAAAAATTGCGGACTCATCCGGTGCTGCAACTGGTACCGATGAATCCGAATTATCAGCCGATCACTTTCCAGGATGAAGAGTCGCTGGAGATATTTGGCGTAGTGACGTTTATTGTTTACGCCGCACGATGA
- a CDS encoding LysR family transcriptional regulator, which translates to MDVLGLISNFIRVVEHGSIAAAARGKGMSPAAVSQSLSRLETHLGVRLISRTTRSMTLTESGKRYFEKVRHIPHDIDLASQAAALETKPQGTLCIATTAAFGRYVIAPLMPAFKASFPDIDVELISTDRNVDHRLEGIDVSIRIEAQLNDQLIARKIASLPFIFCAAPAYLARAGIPQTPEELSRHACLVFRYPTDGRFLPWTFKINGQPINAKLNPQFISDDIDIIAKIAENGGGIARLASFIAQPLIDSGRLMPLFCDSDAESLPMNIYACVNERSALNSKVRAFIEFLEAGM; encoded by the coding sequence ATGGATGTGTTAGGGCTGATCAGCAATTTTATCCGCGTAGTGGAACACGGCAGTATCGCCGCGGCAGCACGTGGTAAAGGGATGAGTCCGGCGGCGGTGAGCCAGAGCCTGTCGCGACTTGAGACACATCTGGGCGTACGCCTGATATCGCGCACCACCCGGAGCATGACATTAACCGAAAGTGGTAAACGCTATTTCGAGAAAGTCCGTCATATTCCCCATGATATTGATCTCGCTTCGCAGGCTGCTGCGCTTGAAACCAAACCACAAGGGACGCTGTGCATCGCCACGACTGCCGCCTTTGGCCGGTATGTCATCGCACCACTGATGCCAGCGTTCAAAGCGTCATTTCCCGATATTGATGTCGAACTGATCAGCACAGATCGCAACGTTGACCACCGGCTGGAAGGCATAGACGTCAGTATCCGCATCGAGGCACAACTAAACGATCAACTGATTGCCAGAAAAATCGCCTCTTTGCCGTTTATATTCTGCGCCGCCCCCGCTTATCTGGCGCGCGCAGGCATCCCGCAGACTCCCGAAGAACTGAGCCGGCACGCCTGCCTGGTTTTTCGTTATCCCACCGACGGACGTTTTCTGCCCTGGACATTTAAGATTAACGGGCAACCTATTAATGCGAAACTCAATCCGCAATTCATCAGCGATGACATTGATATTATTGCCAAAATAGCAGAGAACGGCGGCGGTATCGCGCGGCTGGCAAGCTTTATCGCCCAGCCGTTGATTGATAGCGGACGGCTCATGCCTTTGTTCTGCGACAGCGACGCAGAGTCTCTGCCGATGAATATCTATGCCTGCGTCAACGAACGCTCGGCACTGAATTCAAAAGTCAGAGCCTTTATTGAGTTTTTAGAAGCGGGGATGTAA
- a CDS encoding DUF2798 domain-containing protein, whose translation MTDAVTKNIPRIRFPKRTSPYIFALYMATIMAFLMSLVITLAEFGMGPHYMENVMNAYQVAMPAAFVCILVVRPVVIRLVGLTVHGH comes from the coding sequence ATGACTGACGCAGTGACTAAAAATATCCCACGTATTCGCTTTCCTAAACGTACTTCCCCCTACATTTTTGCGCTGTACATGGCGACCATTATGGCGTTTCTGATGAGTCTGGTGATCACTCTGGCTGAATTTGGCATGGGGCCTCATTACATGGAAAATGTGATGAATGCTTATCAGGTTGCTATGCCCGCGGCCTTTGTCTGCATACTCGTTGTCCGTCCGGTGGTTATCCGGCTGGTGGGATTAACGGTTCACGGTCACTGA
- the mntP gene encoding manganese efflux pump MntP, producing MQLYTILILAFGMSMDAFAAAIGKGAALHRPPFKEALRTGLIFGVIEAITPVIGWGIGLAASQFIMSWDHWVAFTLLLILGIRMIVEAFKKDTAEETEAPRRHGFWLLVTTAVATSLDAMAVGVGLAFLQVNILVMALTIGAATTIMATSGMLLGRFLGAAIGKWAEILGGVVLIGIGTSILVEHLGLLG from the coding sequence ATGCAACTTTACACAATCCTCATTCTGGCGTTCGGCATGTCCATGGATGCGTTCGCAGCAGCAATCGGCAAAGGCGCAGCACTGCACCGTCCGCCCTTTAAAGAGGCATTACGTACCGGGCTCATTTTTGGTGTGATCGAAGCGATTACGCCGGTCATCGGCTGGGGTATTGGTCTGGCGGCCAGCCAGTTTATTATGAGCTGGGATCACTGGGTGGCGTTCACCCTGCTGCTGATCCTCGGTATCCGTATGATTGTGGAAGCCTTTAAAAAAGATACCGCAGAAGAGACAGAAGCACCGCGTCGCCACGGCTTCTGGCTGCTGGTCACCACCGCCGTCGCGACCAGTCTGGATGCAATGGCCGTCGGCGTCGGGCTGGCGTTCCTTCAGGTGAATATTCTGGTGATGGCGCTGACTATTGGCGCGGCCACCACCATCATGGCAACGTCCGGTATGTTGCTGGGCCGTTTTCTCGGTGCGGCGATCGGTAAATGGGCGGAAATCCTCGGTGGCGTGGTACTGATTGGCATCGGCACATCGATTCTGGTCGAACATCTGGGATTGCTGGGTTGA
- a CDS encoding DUF6434 domain-containing protein, protein MKVDWHSALLTRTTLVDKHYRNTQNVRRFLTEQCGEDFRFDRDFMAWIRNGVPKTLGDVADEWKRRQSP, encoded by the coding sequence ATGAAAGTCGACTGGCACAGTGCCTTACTGACACGTACCACGCTTGTGGATAAGCATTACAGAAACACCCAGAATGTTCGTCGTTTCCTGACTGAACAGTGCGGGGAGGATTTTCGCTTCGATCGTGATTTTATGGCCTGGATACGCAATGGAGTGCCAAAAACGCTGGGCGATGTGGCCGATGAGTGGAAGCGCAGGCAGTCACCGTAA
- a CDS encoding GNAT family N-acetyltransferase, whose protein sequence is MITVEKSDPFSPDSCSLVEKLSAELAAITGDSGKSNFTIDSMDGDRSLWVLARNEKGDATGCGAIRPLTENIAELKRMFSDRSAPGVGKALLNFLETSAKNMGYTEIWLETRHVNHKAVNFYKNNGYVLIENYGPYIGRNEAVCFSKILRD, encoded by the coding sequence ATGATAACAGTAGAGAAATCAGACCCATTTTCGCCAGATTCTTGTTCTTTAGTAGAAAAATTGTCAGCGGAGCTTGCAGCGATAACGGGTGATAGTGGAAAAAGTAATTTCACAATAGATTCAATGGATGGTGACAGATCGCTTTGGGTGCTGGCACGAAACGAAAAAGGCGATGCAACAGGGTGCGGAGCTATCCGACCGTTAACAGAAAATATCGCCGAACTTAAAAGAATGTTCTCAGATCGAAGCGCCCCTGGGGTAGGAAAAGCCTTACTCAATTTTCTCGAAACATCCGCGAAAAACATGGGATATACAGAGATATGGCTTGAAACCCGACACGTTAACCATAAGGCGGTAAATTTTTATAAGAATAACGGATACGTACTCATAGAGAATTACGGACCCTATATCGGCCGGAATGAGGCTGTATGTTTCTCGAAAATATTGCGGGACTGA
- the tssB gene encoding type VI secretion system contractile sheath small subunit: MSNTQHKLSKARPPRVQITYDVEVGGAESKKELPLVMGVIGDFAKDEMSLRDRRFTHIDKDNFNNVMEGMSPAIDMLIESTLPEKEGQMAVSLEFNCMDDFSPENVAMQVEPLRKLLELREQLSDLRNRTASNDRLKEQLVELLESLNKDAEPAKGDAE; the protein is encoded by the coding sequence GTGAGCAATACACAACATAAACTTAGCAAAGCTCGCCCTCCTCGCGTTCAAATAACCTATGACGTGGAAGTTGGCGGCGCTGAATCCAAAAAAGAATTGCCTTTAGTCATGGGCGTTATTGGTGATTTTGCCAAAGATGAAATGTCTCTGCGCGATCGTCGTTTCACACATATTGATAAAGACAACTTTAACAATGTGATGGAAGGCATGAGCCCGGCAATTGACATGTTGATCGAAAGCACATTACCGGAAAAAGAAGGTCAGATGGCCGTTTCGCTGGAATTTAACTGTATGGATGATTTCTCGCCTGAGAATGTGGCTATGCAAGTTGAGCCTCTGCGCAAACTGCTTGAATTACGTGAACAATTGAGCGATTTGCGTAACCGCACAGCCAGCAATGATCGCCTGAAAGAACAGTTGGTTGAATTGCTTGAGAGCCTGAATAAAGACGCAGAACCTGCAAAAGGAGATGCTGAATGA
- a CDS encoding LysR family transcriptional regulator, whose protein sequence is MSMDIALLHAVVEVAKAGGFREAARVTGSNASRLSDAVRRAEQQLGIRLFHRTTRTVVLTEAGRALIERLLPAMNEVNAALDALNRYRHTPGGILRLNVPVSATRLVLPALVPEFLQRYPDIQLEIIAESNVQDVFRDGCDAGIRYDERLEQDMVAIPIGPRIQRYAAAASPAYLDVHGRPSHPRDLIPHRCLRGRYASGIMPDWEFEREGETVSVQVSGPLVVSVGGAVDLAVEAAIAGTGIIYLFEEWLRPAITSGKLEPLLQPWWLSFSGPWLYYNDRRLIPAPLQAFIDFVREDNLRRENSL, encoded by the coding sequence ATGTCGATGGATATCGCCCTGCTGCACGCAGTGGTTGAGGTGGCAAAAGCCGGAGGATTTCGCGAGGCGGCACGGGTCACCGGCAGTAATGCATCACGGCTCAGCGATGCGGTACGCCGCGCCGAACAACAACTGGGCATCCGGTTATTTCACCGCACCACACGCACGGTGGTTCTGACCGAAGCTGGCAGGGCGCTGATTGAACGACTGCTGCCCGCGATGAATGAAGTGAATGCCGCGCTGGATGCGCTCAACCGTTACCGCCACACGCCCGGCGGCATATTGCGTCTGAATGTGCCGGTCAGCGCCACGCGGCTGGTTTTACCTGCCTTAGTGCCGGAGTTTTTACAGCGCTATCCCGATATCCAGCTGGAAATCATCGCCGAAAGTAATGTGCAGGATGTGTTTCGTGACGGCTGCGACGCCGGTATCCGCTATGACGAACGTCTGGAGCAGGACATGGTGGCGATCCCCATTGGTCCGCGTATTCAGCGCTACGCCGCTGCCGCGTCACCGGCATATCTTGATGTCCACGGCAGGCCGTCGCATCCGCGGGATCTGATCCCGCATCGCTGTCTGCGCGGACGCTATGCCAGCGGCATCATGCCCGACTGGGAATTCGAGCGTGAAGGCGAAACCGTCAGCGTGCAGGTGAGCGGTCCGCTGGTGGTCAGCGTGGGTGGCGCGGTCGATCTGGCGGTGGAAGCAGCGATTGCAGGAACGGGGATCATTTATCTGTTTGAAGAATGGTTACGACCCGCCATCACCAGCGGAAAACTCGAGCCCCTGTTGCAGCCATGGTGGCTGTCTTTTTCCGGTCCGTGGCTTTATTACAACGATCGCCGTCTGATCCCCGCGCCTTTACAGGCATTCATTGATTTTGTGCGCGAAGACAATTTGCGCCGGGAAAACTCACTCTGA
- a CDS encoding type 1 glutamine amidotransferase domain-containing protein → MKILMVLTSHDKLGNTGRKTGFWLEELAAPYYAFKDAGAEITLASPEGGNPPLDPKSNEPDFQTEQTHRFEADEQATAQLASTVRLDSVSQADFDAVFYPGGHGPLWDLAEDKNSVALIEAFLAAGKHVALVCHAPGVLRHVKTSEGKPLVEGKKVTGFTNTEEEAVGLTDVVPFLVEDELIAKGGIYSKGPDWGSYVVIDGLLITGQNPGSSAEAAELLIKQLGA, encoded by the coding sequence ATGAAGATTCTTATGGTTCTCACCTCACACGATAAACTGGGTAACACAGGCCGTAAAACAGGTTTCTGGCTGGAAGAGCTGGCCGCACCTTACTATGCATTTAAAGATGCCGGAGCGGAAATTACGCTGGCTTCTCCAGAAGGTGGCAACCCGCCGTTAGATCCAAAAAGCAATGAGCCTGATTTCCAGACTGAACAGACTCACCGCTTCGAGGCCGACGAGCAGGCAACCGCTCAGCTGGCTTCAACGGTTCGTCTCGACAGCGTGTCGCAAGCTGATTTCGACGCCGTTTTCTATCCTGGCGGCCACGGTCCGTTGTGGGATCTGGCAGAAGATAAAAATTCTGTCGCCCTGATCGAAGCGTTTCTGGCGGCCGGTAAGCACGTGGCGCTGGTCTGTCATGCACCGGGCGTACTGCGTCATGTTAAAACTTCTGAAGGAAAACCACTGGTTGAAGGTAAAAAAGTGACCGGTTTTACCAACACCGAAGAAGAAGCGGTAGGGCTGACTGACGTGGTGCCTTTCCTGGTGGAAGACGAACTGATAGCCAAAGGCGGTATCTATTCCAAAGGACCAGACTGGGGTTCCTATGTGGTTATCGACGGTCTGCTGATCACCGGTCAAAACCCGGGATCTTCTGCTGAAGCGGCTGAACTGCTGATTAAGCAACTGGGCGCATAG
- a CDS encoding dTMP kinase, with amino-acid sequence MSHQLFVSLDGPKGAGKTTLLEAITKVLRADNKKVVRLCEKKSDPYRGETMALVNKFARNPTLDLELEVCKRLADSRAWISEHVLTKQPADCIILMDRWYPSDAAFRRMIPFAEILQLNIERRVRTPDLHVGVVTAPEISWARAASRSRGLGSTVISKLEEHVACTTAFEREVAHHDWILCRNEGTIEDATMQVISEIYRVSGLLHPRF; translated from the coding sequence ATGAGTCATCAATTGTTTGTTTCTCTGGATGGGCCCAAGGGTGCCGGTAAAACCACATTGCTGGAGGCCATTACGAAAGTATTAAGGGCAGACAACAAGAAGGTGGTCCGCCTTTGCGAGAAAAAAAGCGATCCATACAGGGGCGAAACAATGGCTCTTGTTAACAAGTTCGCCCGAAATCCCACTCTGGATTTGGAATTAGAGGTTTGTAAGCGCCTTGCTGATAGCCGTGCCTGGATTTCTGAACATGTGCTGACTAAGCAGCCAGCGGACTGCATTATCCTGATGGATCGCTGGTATCCGTCGGATGCCGCATTTCGCCGGATGATCCCTTTTGCAGAGATTTTACAGCTTAACATTGAACGAAGGGTGAGAACGCCAGACCTGCATGTCGGGGTGGTGACTGCGCCTGAAATTTCCTGGGCAAGGGCCGCGTCGCGGTCGCGCGGGCTGGGCAGTACGGTGATTTCTAAGCTGGAAGAGCATGTCGCTTGTACCACGGCGTTCGAGCGAGAAGTTGCACATCATGACTGGATTTTATGCCGCAATGAAGGAACGATCGAAGACGCAACGATGCAGGTCATTTCAGAGATCTACAGGGTGTCCGGCCTCTTACATCCCCGCTTCTAA
- a CDS encoding SDR family oxidoreductase, which translates to MTTIFIIGAAGNIGRRLSKTLADKGHAVRALYRKPEQEQTLRQAGAEPVSGNLTELDATTLAAYMKGSDVVVFTAGAGGKGGPEMTNAVDGEGLKTAVAAATQAGVSRFLLVSAFPEAGRGKTISDTFENYMRVKKEADVALAQSELDWVILRPGTLVDDSGTGLIQAGPAIPYGDIPRDDVAATLAEIIEQPDVSRVIIELTAGDVPVRQAVEKIAKR; encoded by the coding sequence ATGACCACGATTTTCATTATCGGCGCGGCGGGTAATATAGGGCGCCGTCTGTCAAAGACGCTTGCAGATAAAGGACATGCTGTTCGTGCGCTTTACCGTAAACCTGAACAGGAACAGACGTTACGTCAGGCAGGGGCCGAACCGGTCAGCGGGAACCTGACAGAACTGGATGCCACTACTTTGGCAGCGTACATGAAAGGCAGCGACGTGGTGGTTTTCACCGCCGGGGCCGGTGGCAAAGGCGGACCGGAAATGACCAATGCGGTCGATGGCGAAGGGCTGAAAACCGCGGTCGCGGCGGCGACTCAGGCTGGCGTTTCGCGCTTTTTGCTGGTGTCTGCATTCCCGGAAGCAGGGCGCGGTAAAACCATTTCTGATACGTTTGAAAACTACATGCGCGTCAAAAAAGAAGCCGATGTGGCGCTGGCGCAAAGCGAACTGGACTGGGTGATCTTAAGACCGGGAACACTGGTGGATGACAGCGGTACCGGACTGATTCAGGCCGGACCCGCCATTCCTTACGGCGATATCCCCCGTGATGACGTGGCAGCCACGCTTGCTGAAATCATTGAGCAGCCTGATGTCAGCCGCGTCATCATTGAACTGACTGCGGGAGATGTGCCGGTTCGTCAGGCTGTAGAAAAGATAGCGAAACGCTAA